In Streptomyces canus, one DNA window encodes the following:
- a CDS encoding vWA domain-containing protein: MSTNTPEEGGRLDRDKLFAARLHAARARPYLATALFALHTVESKQVPTMAVDRHWRCYVSPAFVDRMPVEELAGVWVHEVSHLLRDHHGRGDRVARERGLTGVGDRLRMNIAADCEINDDVYGDGLVAPEGAVRPWRLRLPEGQLMEEYLSGISFGPLTLDLSWLDCGSGADGLERAWDLGSDGADGLSEQERDAVRFRVAQGIKAHPGDTPQGWRRWAEDAFHPPQPWRDLLGAALRSAVSGSGAGDDYSYGRPSRRSAGVPGTVLPSLRRRPPRVCVIIDTSGSVSDGELGSALLEVAAISHAVGGRRDLVNVLSCDAAAGVVSPLCRAEGIPLVGGGGTDLRTGFEKALRSRPRPDVVVALTDGQTPWPSARPSCRTVIGLFPRPGRSRARRENNPEYVPDSPPAWARVVEIG; this comes from the coding sequence ATGAGCACGAACACCCCCGAAGAGGGGGGACGCCTGGACCGCGACAAGCTCTTCGCCGCCCGTCTCCACGCCGCCCGCGCCCGCCCCTATCTGGCCACCGCGCTGTTCGCCCTGCACACCGTCGAGTCGAAGCAGGTGCCGACGATGGCTGTCGACCGGCACTGGCGGTGCTATGTCTCACCGGCGTTCGTGGACCGCATGCCGGTGGAGGAGCTGGCGGGGGTGTGGGTGCACGAGGTGTCCCACCTGCTGCGCGACCACCACGGGCGCGGTGACCGGGTGGCCCGTGAGCGCGGGCTGACCGGTGTCGGGGACCGGCTGCGGATGAACATCGCCGCGGACTGCGAGATCAACGACGACGTGTACGGAGACGGACTCGTCGCACCCGAAGGCGCCGTCCGGCCCTGGCGGTTGAGGCTGCCCGAGGGGCAGCTGATGGAGGAGTACCTGAGCGGGATCAGCTTCGGTCCGCTCACCCTCGACCTGTCCTGGCTGGACTGCGGCAGCGGTGCCGACGGTCTCGAACGCGCGTGGGACCTGGGCTCCGACGGGGCGGACGGCCTGAGCGAGCAGGAGCGGGACGCGGTCCGCTTCCGGGTGGCGCAGGGCATCAAGGCGCATCCGGGGGACACCCCGCAGGGCTGGCGGCGGTGGGCGGAGGACGCGTTCCATCCGCCGCAGCCATGGCGGGACCTGCTGGGCGCGGCGCTTCGTTCGGCGGTCTCCGGCTCCGGCGCGGGCGACGACTACAGCTACGGCCGTCCGTCGCGGCGCTCGGCGGGGGTGCCCGGCACGGTGCTGCCGAGCCTGCGACGCCGACCACCCCGGGTCTGCGTGATCATCGACACCTCCGGCTCCGTCAGCGACGGCGAGCTGGGCAGCGCGCTCCTGGAGGTTGCCGCGATCTCCCACGCCGTGGGCGGCCGACGTGATCTGGTCAACGTGCTGTCGTGCGACGCGGCGGCCGGGGTCGTCAGTCCCCTGTGCCGGGCCGAGGGCATCCCGCTGGTCGGCGGTGGGGGTACGGATCTGCGCACGGGCTTCGAGAAGGCGCTGCGTTCGCGGCCCCGTCCGGACGTCGTCGTGGCCCTGACCGACGGGCAGACGCCCTGGCCGAGCGCGCGGCCCTCATGCCGTACCGTCATCGGTCTGTTCCCCCGGCCGGGGAGGAGCCGGGCACGACGCGAGAACAACCCCGAGTACGTGCCGGACTCACCGCCCGCCTGGGCCCGCGTGGTGGAGATCGGCTAG
- a CDS encoding AAA family ATPase codes for MPMTAPAPLSQLDVAADLLTLLRDSTTEPRPDSQLEALTLAVAADLPVLLWGEPGIGKTAALTQLAAALDLPLTTVIASVHEPSDFSGLPVVGDDPATQGVPMAPPDWAVRLVRAGRGLLFLDELSTAPPAVQAALLRLVLERRIGALRLPPGVRIVAAANPRSSAADGWELSPPLANRFVHLQWTHDHETVVRGLGGTWPRATLPQLDPRKLPEAVDFARRAVCGLLAARPTLVHRLPTNETGRGGPWPSPRSWDMTLSLIAFATAAGSARDVLSSLVRGTVGDGPGLELLASLDRLDLPDPEDVLADPAGAVLPERGDLRQAVLDGVVAAVRARPDRARWDSAWAVLVRALETGAPDLVVVPATTLASLRQQDWDVPAAIERLAGTVALSRRADRAAVASKARR; via the coding sequence ATGCCCATGACCGCCCCTGCTCCCCTCTCCCAACTCGACGTCGCCGCCGACCTGTTGACCCTGCTGCGCGACTCCACCACCGAACCGCGCCCCGACTCCCAGCTGGAGGCCCTCACCCTGGCCGTGGCCGCCGATCTGCCCGTACTGCTGTGGGGTGAGCCGGGCATCGGCAAGACCGCGGCCCTGACCCAGCTCGCCGCCGCCCTGGACCTGCCGCTGACCACGGTGATCGCCAGCGTGCACGAGCCGTCCGACTTCTCGGGCCTGCCCGTGGTCGGGGACGATCCCGCCACCCAGGGCGTGCCGATGGCCCCGCCGGACTGGGCGGTACGGCTGGTGCGGGCCGGCCGGGGGCTGCTGTTCCTGGACGAGTTGTCCACCGCACCGCCCGCCGTCCAGGCCGCGCTGCTCCGCCTCGTCCTTGAGCGGCGGATCGGCGCACTCCGGCTGCCGCCCGGTGTGAGGATCGTGGCCGCCGCCAACCCCAGGTCCTCGGCGGCCGACGGCTGGGAGCTGAGCCCGCCGCTGGCCAACCGGTTCGTCCATCTCCAGTGGACCCACGACCACGAGACCGTCGTACGCGGGCTCGGCGGGACCTGGCCGCGGGCCACCCTGCCACAGCTCGACCCGCGCAAGCTGCCGGAGGCCGTGGACTTCGCCCGCCGCGCGGTGTGCGGGCTGCTCGCCGCGCGGCCCACGCTCGTGCACCGGCTGCCCACCAACGAGACCGGGCGGGGCGGTCCCTGGCCGTCGCCGCGGAGCTGGGACATGACCCTGTCCCTGATCGCCTTCGCGACCGCGGCCGGTTCCGCGAGGGACGTGCTCTCGTCGCTGGTCCGGGGCACGGTGGGCGACGGCCCGGGGCTGGAGCTGCTGGCGAGCCTGGACCGGCTGGACCTCCCGGACCCCGAGGACGTGCTCGCCGATCCCGCGGGGGCCGTCCTGCCCGAGCGGGGAGACCTCCGGCAGGCCGTGCTCGACGGTGTGGTGGCGGCCGTACGCGCACGTCCGGACCGGGCCCGCTGGGATTCCGCGTGGGCGGTGCTGGTGCGGGCGCTGGAGACCGGGGCCCCGGACCTGGTGGTCGTGCCCGCGACCACGCTCGCCTCGCTGCGGCAGCAGGACTGGGATGTGCCGGCGGCGATCGAGAGGCTCGCCGGGACGGTGGCGCTGTCCCGGCGGGCGGACCGGGCGGCGGTCGCCTCCAAGGCCCGCCGATGA
- a CDS encoding cytochrome P450 has protein sequence MIGFPLGATTTLAELASDPHPRLARLRAHEPVSWLPELNGWLVTRRDLALDVMRDAETFTVDDPRFSTAQVVGPSMLSLDGDAHTRHREPFTAPFRPREVRDGFAEFIVRETDRLVTALEPAGTAELRRDFAGPLAVAVVTEALGLVGAGTDTVLTWYDAIVRTVSDLTAGRTAGPAGPEAYAQLRTAVETTVAKKGATSLLTSAADRLALPEVASNAAVLMFGGIETTEAMITNALLHLLRHPDQLALVQADSALLDGAIEESLRLEPGAAVVDRYATRDLTLGPASIHQGDLVTVSLTGANRDPAVFPDPDRFDVRRANARLQLAFAHGPHYCLAAHLARLETRIALRHLLDRLPALRLDPDHPTAPYGLVFRKPPTLHVLWG, from the coding sequence GTGATCGGATTCCCGCTCGGCGCCACCACCACGCTGGCCGAACTCGCCAGTGATCCGCATCCGCGGCTGGCCCGACTGCGTGCCCACGAACCCGTGTCCTGGCTGCCCGAACTGAACGGCTGGCTGGTGACCCGGCGCGATCTCGCGCTCGACGTGATGCGGGACGCCGAGACCTTCACCGTGGACGATCCCCGCTTCTCGACCGCCCAGGTCGTCGGCCCGAGCATGCTCTCCCTGGACGGCGACGCACACACCCGCCACCGCGAGCCGTTCACCGCACCCTTCCGCCCGCGTGAAGTACGGGACGGCTTCGCCGAGTTCATCGTGCGGGAGACCGACCGCCTCGTCACCGCACTCGAACCGGCGGGCACCGCCGAACTGCGCCGCGACTTCGCCGGCCCCCTCGCCGTCGCCGTCGTCACCGAGGCACTCGGACTGGTGGGCGCCGGCACGGACACGGTGCTCACCTGGTACGACGCCATCGTGCGGACCGTCTCGGACCTCACGGCGGGCCGTACGGCCGGACCCGCGGGCCCGGAGGCGTACGCCCAGCTTCGGACAGCGGTCGAGACCACGGTCGCGAAGAAGGGCGCCACCTCGCTCCTGACCTCCGCCGCGGACCGGTTGGCGCTGCCGGAAGTGGCCTCCAACGCCGCGGTGCTGATGTTCGGAGGCATAGAGACCACCGAGGCGATGATCACCAACGCCCTGCTGCATCTCCTCCGGCACCCGGATCAACTCGCCTTGGTCCAGGCCGACTCCGCCCTGCTGGACGGCGCGATCGAGGAGTCCCTGCGTCTCGAACCCGGCGCGGCCGTCGTGGACCGCTACGCCACCCGGGACCTCACCCTCGGCCCGGCCTCGATCCACCAGGGCGACCTCGTCACCGTCTCCCTGACGGGTGCCAACCGCGACCCCGCCGTTTTCCCCGACCCCGACCGCTTCGACGTCCGCCGCGCGAACGCCCGCCTCCAGCTGGCCTTCGCCCACGGCCCCCACTACTGCCTCGCCGCCCACCTGGCCCGTCTGGAGACCCGCATCGCCCTACGGCACCTGCTCGACCGTCTCCCCGCTCTCCGCCTCGACCCGGACCACCCCACCGCCCCGTACGGTCTGGTCTTCCGCAAGCCACCCACCCTGCACGTGCTCTGGGGATGA
- a CDS encoding glycosyltransferase family 4 protein → MKISFLLHNAYAIGGTITTTFNLAQALAERHEVEIVSVLRHRQLPNFVLDPRVSLRPLVDLREEKEHPLHRRPARVFPRSEYRYGQYSELTDQRISEALATIDADAVIGTRPGLNVHLAGQAPPRVARIGQEHLTLDNHSPRLRTALRRAYRGLDVLTTVTEADAGAYRRRMRLPGVRVEALPNSVPDPVLPAADGSAKVVVAAGRLVPVKRYDLLVEAFAAVAAEHPDWQLRIYGKGDEGDRLRQLVNDLGLWNNVFLMGPAAPMEAEWVKGSIGVAASDFEPFGMTIVEAMRCGLPVVSTDCPHGPAEIIADGVDGRLVPVGDRDAMAAALLKLVGDDELRRRMSRAALENARRFAPGPVVEQAERLITEAVSARRAGRPVVRERRSTHLAARGFAARDTALVAASGALRIVRKGRP, encoded by the coding sequence ATGAAGATCTCTTTCCTGCTCCACAACGCCTACGCGATCGGAGGCACCATCACCACCACCTTCAATCTGGCCCAGGCCCTGGCCGAACGGCACGAGGTGGAGATCGTCTCCGTGCTGCGGCACCGGCAGCTGCCCAACTTCGTGCTGGATCCGAGGGTTTCGCTGCGACCGCTGGTCGATCTCAGGGAGGAGAAGGAGCACCCTTTACATCGGAGACCGGCGCGGGTGTTCCCGCGCTCCGAGTACCGGTACGGGCAGTACAGCGAGTTGACCGACCAGCGCATATCCGAGGCCCTCGCCACCATCGACGCGGACGCGGTGATCGGCACCCGGCCCGGGCTCAACGTGCATCTCGCGGGTCAGGCGCCACCCCGTGTCGCCCGGATCGGTCAGGAGCACCTCACCCTGGACAACCACTCGCCCCGGCTGCGCACCGCGCTGCGGCGGGCCTACCGGGGGCTCGACGTGCTCACCACGGTGACCGAGGCGGACGCGGGCGCCTACCGGCGCCGAATGCGGCTTCCGGGCGTACGGGTCGAGGCGCTTCCGAACAGCGTGCCGGATCCCGTACTGCCCGCGGCTGACGGCTCGGCGAAGGTGGTCGTCGCGGCCGGTCGGCTGGTCCCGGTGAAGCGGTACGACCTTCTCGTCGAGGCCTTCGCCGCGGTCGCCGCCGAGCATCCGGACTGGCAGCTGCGCATCTACGGCAAGGGGGACGAAGGCGACCGGCTTCGGCAGCTCGTCAACGACCTGGGCCTGTGGAACAACGTCTTCCTGATGGGCCCCGCGGCTCCCATGGAGGCGGAGTGGGTCAAGGGCTCGATCGGGGTGGCCGCCTCCGACTTCGAACCCTTCGGCATGACCATCGTCGAGGCGATGCGCTGCGGGCTGCCTGTGGTGAGCACCGACTGTCCCCACGGCCCCGCCGAGATCATCGCGGACGGGGTCGACGGGCGGTTGGTGCCGGTCGGGGACCGGGACGCCATGGCCGCGGCCCTGCTGAAACTGGTCGGGGACGACGAGCTGCGCCGCCGTATGAGCCGGGCGGCCCTGGAGAACGCGCGGCGGTTCGCTCCCGGACCCGTGGTCGAGCAGGCCGAGCGGCTCATCACCGAGGCGGTCTCGGCGCGGCGGGCGGGACGGCCGGTCGTGCGGGAACGCCGGAGCACACATCTGGCCGCCCGGGGCTTCGCCGCCCGGGACACGGCTCTGGTCGCGGCGAGCGGTGCGCTGCGCATCGTACGAAAGGGGAGGCCGTGA